In Candidatus Zixiibacteriota bacterium, the DNA window AATTCCGACGGCTCCAGTCCGTTCACCACGCCGGCCTCGGTGCAGAACGCGGTCAATCTGATCAACCAGCATTACGCGCCCAGCCGCATTCAGTTTGATCACGTGTTCGACCAGGTCAATTTCACCGAGTGGCGCCTGCTCAGCGAGTACGAGATCGACAATATGAAGACCTACTCGGCGTTCGATGCGACCCGCTGGCTCAATGTCTGGGTGACCAGTGTGGACTACGGGTATTCATTCGGCACCTTCCCGTTCAGTTCCGATGCCCTCGGGCCGACCGGCGGGATTGTTTTGGGGCATTTTCACTGGGGCGGCAATTTCAGCACGTTTGCCCATGAGATCGGCCACTGCCTGGGGCTATGGCACACGTTTCACGGTGTAACCGAGGTCAACCGCTGCGGCCCGTGTTACGAATTCGTGGGCGCTGCAAATCGCGACGTGCTCGGCGATATGTGTGAAGACACCCCGCCTACCAATGTCTGGTACGAATGCAACTCGGCTACTGGTGTCGATTCCTGCACCGGCCAGCCATGGGGGTTCACCCAGCCGGAAAACATCATGGGTTATACGCCCAGCAGTTGTCGTACCATGTTTACGCCGCAGCAGCAAGCCCGCATGCGCTGCTGGATCGACGACAAATTGAGCGGGTGGATCAGCGGCGTACTGATACAGGCTGACACGTTGTTTGGGCCGGCGCCGCTTGGCGTCAATATCACTGCCCTCACTTTCCGCCAGGTGAATTCCTGGTCGTGGGACATGGGGGACCAGACAATCATCAATCTGTCGGCCGCTTCCCACACCTACGCACAACCCGGCATGTACACAGTCGGGGTGGCAATACAAACCCCGGACGGCCCATTCTCTGATACCCGTCCCGATCTGGTCTGGGCTTACGCCGACACGGTCGCGCTTGTCACCGGCGCCATAGTTCCGGAAGAACCTGTGCGGGTCGATATCAGCGTGCGGAACTTTGTCCCGATGTCCGAACTGCTCATTCCGATCACTTGGACCGCGGGCAACAGCCTCCGCCTCGACTCGATTTCTACCGCCGGTCTCCGCGGTGAGACTTTCGACACTCGCTCTTTGGTGCATGTAAACAACACGCTGCGCCAGGCGACACTGCTGCTGGTTCCGGATAACGACGGCCAGACACTTCTACCGCCCGATTACGGCCCGGTCGCGGCGCTGTACTTCACTCCCCAGGAGGCGTTGAGAGACACCACCTCTATCGCCGTTACCAGCTACGATTCCTACGCCCCCTTCTTTGCTACGCCTGTGGGCCTGTACCAGCCGAGTCTCCTGGCCGGAGAAGTGTATGTCAGAGGATGTTGCCGTGATAGAGTCGGGGATGCCAATAACTCCGGCGACGATGAGCCGACTGTGGGCGATGTTGCCGCGATAATCGATATGCTCTACATAAACGGCACGGCGGTCGACTGCATGGCAGAGGCCGACGTCAATCAGTCCGGAGGCCCTGACCCGTCGGTGGAAGATATCACGGTCGGCGACGTCAGCGCGCTCATCGACTACTTGTTTATTACCGGCCCTTCACTTGGCCTGCCCGACTGCCTCTGATCTCTGTTAAACGTGCCCCGGGCGAGCCTGCCTGGGGAAATCCGTGCGCAAGTTCACGCACCTTTTTCGTGGGCGGCAGACCTCCGGTCTGCCCCGTCTCGCTCGGATCCAAGCAGCTAACTCCTTGATCCTTGTTGCTTCGATCTAGCCCCGTGCCTACTTTGCCTTCAGGTGCACCAAGTCTATGATCTCACTTAAGGAATGGGTGAAAGCACACCCGCTCGGAGCGGTGCTCGCGGCGGCGATCGCAGTCCGACTGCTCGCGGTCATCTGGTCGCAGGGGTTTATCCACTCCGACGACCATTTCGAGACAGTCTCGGTGGCCTGGGATTGGTTGACCAGCGGATTATCGGGCGACGATGGTTTCCTTACGTGGAAACACAAAGGGGCCGAGACCATCACCCGCTTTCCGCTCTACACGCTCTTCCTCTTTGGGCAGATGAAGCTGTGCCAATGGCTCGGAATCGATACGCTCGGCGCCATGATGTACGTTATCAGATTTGTCCACGCCCTGCTGTCGCTGGTACCGGTTTGGGCGGCGTTTCAGATAGCGCGAACCGTTACCGGATCGGTCCGCTGGGCCGTAGCGGCCGGGCTGGTCATGTCGTTCCATTTCGCCCTGCCGTTTTTGGGAATGCGGAACCTTATCGAGGTGGTGGGCGGGGGTATCTGGCTCGCGGCGCTGGTTTATCTGTACCGCTATCATGATGACAAACGCATCTTTTGGCTCAATGTCGCGGGCACGCTTACCGGGCTCGCCTGGATGATACGGTTCCAGATCGCCTTTGCCGTACTCCCGGTGCCGCTACTGCTCTGGTGGAGGGAGCAACACATTCGACCGGCCGCACACTACTCGGGAGCGGTGGTGGCGACGATTCTGCTATCTGGCCTGGCAGACTGGTGGCTGCTGGGCGGGTTCGCCCGGTCGACCTTCACCGGTCTTGCCAGAAACTTCGGCCTTCAGGCTCACTACCACACGATCCCGCTGCTCTATTTCGTGATGCTTGTATTGCTGCTCGTGCCGCCGATCTCGCTTGTCATGCCCTTCCTGGCCTTTCGCCGCCGGTTCGTCCGTGAGCAAGCACTGTTAGTCTGGTCATCAGTCAGTTTTGTCGTGTTCCACACCCTCCATCCGTTGCAGCAGGAAAGATACGTCTTTCCAATCGTGCCGGCCGTGATCGTGATGGGCATCCTTGCCGTCTGGCACTACCTGAACCGCGACCGACAAACTGCGCTGTTGCCACAGTGGCTGAAGCTCACGGCATGGGCCTCGTTGGCGGTCAACATGGCCCTGCTCTTCTTTTTCACGTTTGCCTACGGCCACAAGGGGATGATCGAACCTCTGCGGTGGTTGCAGGACACCGCCCCGGACGCGCGCGTGATGTTCGTGCAGCCGGAGGTCAAGCGCTGGGTACCGATGGAATACGGGGGGAAGTCTTTGCGGCCCGTGTACGTTCGAGAATGGGAGTCTTTACGACAGTGGTCGCCGAGTCAGGCAGGGGAGCCTGAATTCGATTACTTTGTTATTTACCCCAAGACCGATACCCGTTTGCCGGCCTATCTCGATTCGCTGGAGATCAGATTCGGACCGCTGGAGCTGGTAGAGCAGATACCGCCGTCATACTATGACCGGACCCTCCACCTCTTGAACCCCGGCCATAATGATGACTTTGCGGCGTATGTCTACTGCCCGGCTGGCGGCCATCAGTAAAACCTTCGCCCCTGAACAGCGGAAAAAACGAGTCGGCCGTTTTGCGCAACCGGCTCTTGTTCCGTGCTGTTATCCGCTGTTAGTTTTGGATGTACTTGCCCAGGATACGGCTCATCCGATTGGTCATGATCGTGTTGGTCAGTACCTCGGTCGCGCCCGCCTTCATGGCAGCTTGCATCTGATCGGCCATGACATGGGGCGAGTAGCAGACAATAGGAATCTGACTGGTCGCCTTGTATGACCGCAGCTTATTGATCAGCGAGGGCGCCTCGATCCCGTTCAGGTTAAGATCCATGATGATAAGATCGGGCTGCATCTCCTGAGCCTTGGTGAATATGTCATCCGAGCGGATCGCCTTGATCCCCTCGGCCTCCAGATTGTCCAAAATGGACATAATCTTAGAGGTGAAAATCATGTTGTTTACTGCCAGGATAACTTTACGAGCCATACCCAACCCTCCCTTGGACACCTGTCCAAGATAGGTCTTCGCGTTCCGTGCGCGTTCGAATATAACTAAATCCTAACTCAAAATCAATACCGGTTCCAAAACAAGCCCGTCCGCGGCAGATAACGCGCAACGCGTTGTCATACAACCGGATAGTATCAGTCTCGAAGCGTCGAGCGTGGCCGGGATCGCCTACTTTTTGTTGATTTCGGCCCTCCGACGCGCTCTTTCTCCTTGTCCTTGTACCATTTAGAACAATAATGCGTTCGATCCAGATTGGCAAGAATGAGACAACATTTTGTAGGACAAAGCGTTAACGACACAGAACCATTCCGACGGTGGTTGACTGCCGGACGGTTTTCGTTGCTTCTGCTCCTTCTCGCCCCTTTGATCTCGCCGGGAAAAGCGTGGGCCGGGAAGCAGATCGCGATCACGTTTGATGAACTCCCTGCCGCGCGATCTTTTGACGAGGTCGACCGCCAGGCCATCAACGACACCATCCTGGCTGTGCTCAAGAGGCACAAAGTCAAGGCGGCCGGGTTTGTGATCGGGGAGCAGATTGAGGGTGCCTATGATATACTGGGCGCCTGGCTGAACCAGAGTCACCGGCTGGGCAACCAGACGTTTTCCGGACAGGACTACAACGAACTCACACCCGAGCAATTCATCACCGACATTCGCCGCGGAGCGGACGCCTTGGAGCCGATGCTCTCCGGGTTCGGACAGAAGAAACGGTATTTCCGTTTCCCGTTCCTCCACTACGGTGACACGCCGGAGCGGAGAAAAGCGGTTACGCC includes these proteins:
- a CDS encoding M43 family zinc metalloprotease, with protein sequence MPCLLNCRDLKNRLLLVALGLILGTRGGSSAETIKADSLNWCGTQKKFDDELRVLGLGAASAAYACPEYGPCDNPDTRDGWIPDPGAPITRVRLAIHVLANSDGSSPFTTPASVQNAVNLINQHYAPSRIQFDHVFDQVNFTEWRLLSEYEIDNMKTYSAFDATRWLNVWVTSVDYGYSFGTFPFSSDALGPTGGIVLGHFHWGGNFSTFAHEIGHCLGLWHTFHGVTEVNRCGPCYEFVGAANRDVLGDMCEDTPPTNVWYECNSATGVDSCTGQPWGFTQPENIMGYTPSSCRTMFTPQQQARMRCWIDDKLSGWISGVLIQADTLFGPAPLGVNITALTFRQVNSWSWDMGDQTIINLSAASHTYAQPGMYTVGVAIQTPDGPFSDTRPDLVWAYADTVALVTGAIVPEEPVRVDISVRNFVPMSELLIPITWTAGNSLRLDSISTAGLRGETFDTRSLVHVNNTLRQATLLLVPDNDGQTLLPPDYGPVAALYFTPQEALRDTTSIAVTSYDSYAPFFATPVGLYQPSLLAGEVYVRGCCRDRVGDANNSGDDEPTVGDVAAIIDMLYINGTAVDCMAEADVNQSGGPDPSVEDITVGDVSALIDYLFITGPSLGLPDCL
- a CDS encoding polysaccharide deacetylase family protein, producing MLLLLLAPLISPGKAWAGKQIAITFDELPAARSFDEVDRQAINDTILAVLKRHKVKAAGFVIGEQIEGAYDILGAWLNQSHRLGNQTFSGQDYNELTPEQFITDIRRGADALEPMLSGFGQKKRYFRFPFLHYGDTPERRKAVTPFLNDRGYVVAPATVLPEDYLYNLNLLKLGKTPDSAKFERLLNDYINHVLDELERVERLAENLVGRQIRHILLLRANQLNAAYLDELLMALEAAGYSFVSLDEALKDKVYKMTEGYYSLKGVGYLDMIEQSDPDLLPAN
- a CDS encoding glycosyltransferase family 39 protein — encoded protein: MISLKEWVKAHPLGAVLAAAIAVRLLAVIWSQGFIHSDDHFETVSVAWDWLTSGLSGDDGFLTWKHKGAETITRFPLYTLFLFGQMKLCQWLGIDTLGAMMYVIRFVHALLSLVPVWAAFQIARTVTGSVRWAVAAGLVMSFHFALPFLGMRNLIEVVGGGIWLAALVYLYRYHDDKRIFWLNVAGTLTGLAWMIRFQIAFAVLPVPLLLWWREQHIRPAAHYSGAVVATILLSGLADWWLLGGFARSTFTGLARNFGLQAHYHTIPLLYFVMLVLLLVPPISLVMPFLAFRRRFVREQALLVWSSVSFVVFHTLHPLQQERYVFPIVPAVIVMGILAVWHYLNRDRQTALLPQWLKLTAWASLAVNMALLFFFTFAYGHKGMIEPLRWLQDTAPDARVMFVQPEVKRWVPMEYGGKSLRPVYVREWESLRQWSPSQAGEPEFDYFVIYPKTDTRLPAYLDSLEIRFGPLELVEQIPPSYYDRTLHLLNPGHNDDFAAYVYCPAGGHQ
- a CDS encoding response regulator; protein product: MARKVILAVNNMIFTSKIMSILDNLEAEGIKAIRSDDIFTKAQEMQPDLIIMDLNLNGIEAPSLINKLRSYKATSQIPIVCYSPHVMADQMQAAMKAGATEVLTNTIMTNRMSRILGKYIQN